The genomic segment AgtcaatcaatattattataaagaagtattaattaaattaagagaACGTGTCAGAAAGAAGCGACCAGATCTATGGAAAAATGGCTGGGTTCTTCACCAAGACAATGCTCCAGCTCACAGTGCATTTTCAATTCAACGTtatttaactgaaaaaaaaatttctgtacTTCAACATCCCCCGTACTCGCCAGACCTTGCTCCTTGTGACTTTTTCTTATTcccaaaaattaaaagtttattaaaaggAACCCATTTTCAAACAGTTGATGACGTAAAAATGAAAACGGCAGAACTTCTAAAAGGGCTGAATGAAAGCGATTGGCAACACTGTTTTCAAGAATGGCAGCGACGTATGCAACAGTGTATTGATGCTGAGGGAAGGTACTTTGAAGGtgataatcattaaattataacatttttaaaataaacgacttttattcaaaaagtctcgttattttattgtcataccTCGTATATTACTATGATGTGCAATGGTTGAACACACCAGTTTACGTACAacgtacaattttttataaaaaaacacccattgtatctagaaaaaaaaataatgtaattttctaaattataaatgataacatacttaacaataattaatagaatattaagagtattattagaaatataatatacattaaacattttactttataatactataatagttaattaccGACaatgttatactttataaatcAATCATCATAGTAATGTACAAACCAAAATGATATAGCCTAGCAAAAATCAATTAGATACCTACTTTTGTACAAGAAACATTGTGTTACAAATAGAAAATCGAAATctaaaaatgatcaaaatattaacCCAAGATAGCATGcacaaaaaatattcacaagAATACAAGCACTTAGTGGTTATGACCGTCTATTTAACCGTTTAAACAATAATCTCACCAGTTACCACTAAcaatgaaaagttaaaaaataatttatgattgagaaatcataatattaaatctatactattatttaaagaGGAGTTGTTAGTTGACATTATTGAGGGTAATCTGTAGAACTACTGAACTGATTTAGAAAATTCATTCATCAATAGAAGGCCGCATTCTTTGTGAGTTCATAGGCATAAATTTAGTCCGATAAAACTGAATAAAATTTATTCcgactaaattatttaataattagttattatgaataattaaaataaacgtgtaaattgtatacctagatATGGCACGGTGACCGTTGGCTTTCAAGCTACCTGCACAACCTGACATTTTTCTTCTGTGTGTGTTTTATCGGCGTGGAGATATGAATTTTTCTGGGAAGTAAAATTTGacgatctatatattattataccgtatatgtaagtataatgtaaaatatttttctaatttaattgttaatctTAGTATGACTTGACATTTAGTTCAAACTACGGTGTTCacgaactaaataaatattggtaattAAGATCAAATATCCGAAAACAATTTGtacaattcgtttttaatatagttaatctataaactattatagtaggtacctatcgggattattttaataaaaattaaattatattcttaaacttattattaaatattaaaataactaataagtgaacCACTACAATATATAagcttatataattttttttgtaacctaCTCAAatttcttagttttaaaaacgCATTTTATAAGTTTCTGATAATGATAAGTTAATAATGATtagtaaacataaatacattatactatattataaaattactgttaacAGTTAGCGTTAGCTCAAAGTCCATGGTATGGTTAAGTGgaaataatgcaatttattaaatagctattgaatttgtattgtattataatatattcatttttatatgatctatctatatacataaaaattgtgtgaaaaatgtatagtagTTAATCAATTGAGAACAGCTGGGCTGatgttgatgaaattttttgtaagTGTTTGAGTGGTTTCTTGGATGGTTTAGATTCATAATTTGACCAGGTAAGTCCAACCCAAAGAGGTGCTTAAACagaaattttgagatttacgttgtgcattttttattataaatggttgttattggttataggagaaataaacagtagaaattagtgtttattattttattggtgaaTGGTGGCCATTGATTATCGGGCAGATCaagtacaagcatgcatcaaatcaaattttcacaCATTTCCTATTGTAAATGTCACAGTTAGCTTGACAGTCTTTTAAACTGCATTTTAGTAGGAATTCACCTTAAGCATTTCTAAGATATAGACATCTAATTCTATATAGTGAATAGTTATATCTAATTTTAgtttcttacataatatatagaagatGCTAATTTATCATACTAAATATTTGGAATTTGTAATACCTAAGAGAAAGGCGTATTCGCATATGTTGTACCTGTTTTACACAAATACGAcaacaaattttcgttcactaattttataagtatgatgttagttttgatattagggtgaatagacatattattaaacgtttagGTAGGAATGATATCTGTGTTAGATCACTCTcgttaggtaaaattattatcttggAAAACTCACcaggtttttattatattttaattttaaagcgagttatgagtaattaaagatgtgaaaaaaatttacaattttaaaatactcataactcgctttaaaattaaaatataataaaaaaaaacacatatgcGTGTAAGATGGAGACCACATATGCGGATACAATGTCCTCTCGATCaaacaaaattctaaaagcCCAGTATTTTAGATCAGTAAGCGTGTATTCTAGGGTAAAAATTAGTACTGatgatttattgaaaattgccacCTTAGAATTTTGAGAAATTCCAGTTCAAATTTAGATGGAAATTAATAACTAGGTACTTCAATTTACTActgattcaaacattttaagcaaaattaattatgatactatttaaatataaaatttaatttatattgtcattTCTTATGAATAAGTAACATGTgtcttaaaacaaatttaattatttctacttataaccataatataattattagcatttaattattaattttaactaaaaataaatcaataattacttttaaaactagcccctgatattattattattatttgtgccgCTGCTAttgtgtattaaacattttaagaagtCTGGACTGGGTTAACTATAGCTGAAGTAGTTTCAGTAGGGGAAACTCTTACTGTCAGACCACCAGGTACATTACGCTGCTCTTTTTCTAGTTGTTACTCTGCGTTTAAGTGCCCATTGACAATCTaagtaaaagttaaaagtaattttattatattacaacctaatattatttagctTGTTTCTAATTAGGTTCTATCCTTACCTCAACATTCTTAACAGCCTGATCAGGAGGCAATATTccatatttcttttatatatataacaacattGCATTTTTAACAAGTTTCAGATAATTTTCCAACTTGTCCATATGAAGCAAAAGAGAGATACATTTCTCGCATATGTGGTCTGCAGGGGTCACAATAACCACAAATTCATCTCCAATAAACTCAACAATTTTTTCCTGGTTTGATGCATTACTATGACGTGGTGTAATGCTTGAACTCACCAGTATTCGTTCACTGCACAGTTTTGTATCACAAAGAAAACAAACACCCATCGTAtctagaaaatagaaaaaaaatgtaattttctaagttataaatgataactaacttaacaataattaataatatatatagaatattattagacatataatatatattaaatattttactaaatgaCTAGATGAGTCGcataaaatgaatattgaaaGATATTCTTTTCCAATTATGAGGATGTCAGCCCATTTTTTTTCTCCCTCGCCCACaagtaacatagcaaattttacgtttacaattatgatcattatcatattattttctaaaattagcTTGCAAAgactatatgtaatatgtatggattttaaaaatggacATAAAGTTAAGAACAAATAGTCTGTTGACAGTGTAACGaccaaattatatttcacaatCTTGTTGTTATATTGCTTTCTGTGAAGCGGTCAGGTGTGtaaccaattaattatattataatgatgaattTGATTATTCTAATCTcgattctaatatattttagtatagtgGACCATTTTGTCaacaaatacatacaaatagtttaattatttttttggattttatcattataagtaataagtatataagtatctacagttgttaattttaataaaagcatttaatttaaaattataagacatttatcAAATTACTATGTTAAATGTTAGCttttaaaaaaggtacctaggtttaatttttaattttatatgaaaaaatagtaactaatatttaactaaatgaTGTTAGGTACTTTTACTTTCTAATTTGCTTGTAACTTTTAGAggtgaaagaaaaaaataaaggtacattttaactttaagctTCACTTACATTTTTCTgttataacttaacttaaagGACCATCCAActcaaaaaatcaataaatatttttttactctaaTGAATAGAATAGAGTCTAACTAAGATaatgataaaactaaaatttgtttGTGACTATTCGTTCGCTAGTTACTGTGACTTATGACATTGCGCGTGACGTCACGGATTTGTCCGCCGAGGCGGCGGCCATATATAATACACGGCAATATTTATCCATTTTtggtttaacataaaataactgcttataaacttattttttttcgaatgaaCTAATCAAATGTATTCAAGAGTACCTCATAATCTTTCCATTCGTATAATTATATCACATTTTGGTTTAATAGTGTAGACAAAAATaacacttaaataaattatattaaaaatttaccaTACTGCTGCTGCAGTAAACGtgtgtaatattgttatgacgATTGTGACATCGTGTACGGATTTCTGACGCCTAAACTGTCTGTATAGTTTTAACTCGTAGCTAATATTAGAGATGGGTGAGGCtttcttattattatctaactattatatataacttttgATCGTCCATTAACATCGATTtccaaaaatgaattatttacattttgtggTTTGGATATATGTTCCCAGATCATCCACTGTTGGTTCGAAATTTATATAGTTGAAGggccattaaaaaatatataatatacatatatttagaatattatattgtgtaa from the Acyrthosiphon pisum isolate AL4f chromosome X, pea_aphid_22Mar2018_4r6ur, whole genome shotgun sequence genome contains:
- the LOC107882617 gene encoding uncharacterized protein LOC107882617, producing MGQPIRLHSPTILKLYLTDCKTDGEAICTNTMGVCFLCDTKLCSERILVSSSITPRHSNASNQEKIVEFIGDEFVVIVTPADHICEKCISLLLHMDKLENYLKLVKNAMLLYI